The Myxococcota bacterium genome includes the window CGCTGGGAACGCTGGGAGGGCCGGCTGCGCGAGCGTCTGGAGAAGGGGGACCTCGAGCTTCCCCCGCTGCCCGACATCGCCCAGCGCGCCATGGCGATGGCGCGCGACGAGTCCACGAGTGCGGCCGATCTCGCGGAGCTGATGAATCGAGACGCCGCGCTGGCTTCGGCGCTGCTGCGGCGCGCCAACTCGGTGGCGCTCGGTGCCGCGACTCGTGTGGCTTCGGCACACCAGGCCGTGGCCCGTCTGGGGATGCGAGAGGCCTCGGAGATCGCCGTCGCGGTGAGTCTGCGCGCCGGTCTCTTCCAGGGCCAGGTGTATCCCACCCTCGCCAATCGGATCTGGCGCCAATCCCTGGCGTCCGGGTTGTTCGCGAAGGAAGTGATGCGCTCGATGGGGCGCGATATTGAGATCGCCTTCCTCTGCGGCCTGCTCGCCGACGTCGGGCAGCCGATGGTCTTGAACGAGCTGGGCGCCACCACCCGCGCCTACGAGCGCCCCGACGAAGAGACGGCCGCTTCGCTGGCCCGGGCTCTGGGCCCGCAGTTTGCCGCCACGGCCGTGCGCAGCTGGGCGCTCCCGGGCGTGGTGATCGAGTCGATCATGCGACGGGACGAGGAGCCGTCGGAAGAATCGCGGGTCGCGAGCCTCGGGCAGCGCCTCGCCGAGATCGTGGTCGACCCGGAAGCCGAGATCGCGGATTTCGAAGCAGATCCGGATGCCGTGGCGCTTTGCCTCGAGCCCCAGGAGATCGCCCGCGTGATCGCCCAGGCCGATCGCATCCGCGAAGAAACCGAGGGCATGCCCTGACCCACGCTCGGGGCCCACGGCCCCGGCGTGACGGACGGATCGGCGCACGGAGGTGGTCGACGCCACGCCGTAGAGCTGCGTTCCCTGCGCGACGCAGGCCAGAAGTGAAACGGGCGCGAGATCTCCGGAGAGACCCCGCGCCCGCTCGGATCCACGCGTCGGTTCGAAGCGTGCGAGCCGACCCGCCTCGGGCTACTGACCCAGCTGCACCAGGTTGGCGAGCAGCTCGTTGGTGGTCGAGACGGTTCGGGTGTTCGCCTGGAAGGCGCGCTGGTTGATGATCAGTCGAATGAACTGATCCGCCAGGTCCACGTTCGACTGCTCGATGGCGTTCGACCGGACCGAACCGAACTGGCCGGTCTCCGGAGCGCCGATCAGCGGCTGTCCCGATTCTCGCGACTCGACGAACAGGTTGTTCCCGACCGCGGTGAGACCC containing:
- a CDS encoding HDOD domain-containing protein; this translates as MNVGAEAVSQRSVRDSRWERWEGRLRERLEKGDLELPPLPDIAQRAMAMARDESTSAADLAELMNRDAALASALLRRANSVALGAATRVASAHQAVARLGMREASEIAVAVSLRAGLFQGQVYPTLANRIWRQSLASGLFAKEVMRSMGRDIEIAFLCGLLADVGQPMVLNELGATTRAYERPDEETAASLARALGPQFAATAVRSWALPGVVIESIMRRDEEPSEESRVASLGQRLAEIVVDPEAEIADFEADPDAVALCLEPQEIARVIAQADRIREETEGMP